The genome window CAGTAGTGAATTTGATGCGCAGGGAAAAGATGGCAGCTTCATGCGACTGTTTCGTTATATCGACGGAGCAAATCAGGAGTCGCAGAAAGTCGCAATGACCACTCCCGTATTCATGGAGCCTGAGCATGACCAGGTGGCTGGTCAGATGGCATTTGTCCTTCCGCAGCAATATGACAGCCAGACAGTTCCGCAGCCTGTGAGTGAGGCGGTACAGATTCAGGAACGTAAAGGGGGCCGTTTTGCGGTGATCCGGTTCAGCGGTCGTCTGAATCAGGAGACCGTTAAAAACGCCGAAGCGAAGTTGCGCGACTGGGCCAGTGGTGAGGGGCTTGTCTGCCAGAATGCAGTGGAATACGCGGGCTACGATCCACCGTGGACTCCCGGTCCTTTCCGCCGTAATGAAGTTCTGATTCGACTGGAAGGCGAGATTACATCGAAATAATCAATGGCGACCGGACGCCTGATTTCGGATGCCTCAGATTCGAATCTGATGACAAGCATTTGGGAGTGTTGTTTACTAAATGCTCGCTTTATAAACAGGGTTAATTGTGAAGAAAATCTGGATACAAGAATCAGTTTTTCATTGGTCAAAAAATTCGGATCAATTCTAAAATCTTAAGTAGATATGTTATTGACATTTAAACAGTGCCGAGCTTAAATTTACTTAATTGAGGTATGTTTCAAATTCGCTTCATGACTTCTTCAAAGTGATATACCTTATAAATTCTATCAGGCTTTCGCCTCTCTGGTTATCTGTGAAAAGTTTGCCTTCTCTGGCAGTTGTTGTTTTCAACAATATATATCTTGTACTTTTATTAAGCGCTTACAAAACCCAGCATCATTAAAATCTCAGGTTCTGCTTTGTGAATCTGAACGCTTTATATACTGTCTCAACACGCTTGCTTTGCTGTGGAACCTCCCGCTTCCGGTCTATAAATTCCGGGAGTCGATAAGAGTACGAGATGAGATGTTCTCCCTTCTCTTATCTTTTTTCATGCGGAGGTTACTATGAGGCGTGTAACAGTCAAACGGGGTTTTACCCTGATCGAACTTCTGGTGGTGATTGCCATCATCGCCATTCTGATTGCCCTGTTATTACCGGCAGTGCAACAGGCACGTGAAGCAGCCCGACGGAGTACCTGCAAAAACAATCTGAAGCAGATCGGACTGGCACTCCACAACTATCATGAAACCCATCGTTGTTTCCCACAGATGCATGTGGAAACGCGCCGGACTGCTGCCGATGATGTGACCACCGACAGCTATCTCGCCTGGACGGTCATGCTGTTGCCATTCATGGATCAGGCCACGATCTACAACCAGATCAACATGAATACTCCCTGGCGGGCCAACTACACGGGAACGCCACCGCAGGAACCGCTGATCAAAACCGTGATTCCGGTATTTAACTGTCCGACTGACCCGATGGAAGGCTTGAACACTAATATCGGTAGCTGGGGCAAGTCAAATTATCCGGGGATTTACTCGCCATGTGATATCAATCCAGCGAATGGGCAGGGCCGCTGTTATGCAGGTGCATTCAACAACCATAACGTTAACCGCATTCGCGATTTCACCGATGGTACCAGTAACGTCATTATGGTGGGTGAGCGAACCACAGAAGGGGTTCCGGCCGGTGGTCTGTGGATCGGTGCCTCGAACACCAATAATGGGCACAATTACGCCAACTGGCCTTACCATACGGCTCTGGTCCGCACCTGGCAGGGGGCGACTGCGACTCCGACTCCGTCCACGATCTACCTGATCAACGGAATCAACCAGTCGACCGGAACCAAATATGAATGGTCGCTGGGCAGTTCGCACACCGGCGGTTGTCATTTTCTGTTCGGTGACGGTCGGATCAAATTTATCAGCGAGAATACCGATGGGAACACCCTGGTCTACCTGGCTGGTATCAACGATAAGAACGTGCTTGGAGAATACTAAGTCGACTCCAGGCTGAATTTGCTTCCCGGTTTCATCAAGTCTGGTGAAACCGGGATTTCTGTTTTACGAAATGTTCTGAGTCTCGCGATGAGATGGATGGATACCAAAGGGGGAATCACATGATCTGCAACGTACGAATCAAGACATGCCTTGGTCTGCTTGCTCTGGCTGCCTGTGCTTACGGGTGCTCTGGATCAGGAATCGATGTTGACCTGGCTCCGGTTTCGGGAGTGGTCACAATGGATGGTCAGCCGCTGGAAAATGCCATCGTTATCTTTTCGCCCGAGAAAGGGAATCCTTCTTCGGGCAAAACCGATGCGAAAGGCTATTACGAACTGGTCTATGTGGGTGATGCCAAAGGAGCGATTGTCGGCCCGCACAAAGTGCGAATTACGACCGGTAAGGCGACTGACGGACAGGTCTCGGCAGGCAGCGGCGAAGCGGATCTGGCCAATGCCTCTCTGGATGATACGGTGAATATTGATACTCCTCCCCCCGAGGATGGAGATGTGACACAACGTCGTGTCGTCAAGAAAAAGAAAGCCGAAAAAGATCCGATTCCCGAAAAGTACAATACCAAAACAACGCTGACGGCTGACGTCAAAGATGAGAATAATACCCTGGATTTCAAATTAGAATCCAAGTAAGCAGCCAGCTGATTCCATTCTCGAACCTCTCATGCAGACTGATCTGTGATGGGAGGTTTTTTCTTTTGGGCCCTGATTGATGTACTCTGTCGCAAAAGGCTGGCGGAACTGCGCCGTTTTAGCGTCTGCTGAATTTGCGTCGGACGAGGAAGAGTAATATCCCCAGAACCAGGACCGCGTTCACAGAGATGACGGCCGGTAACAGCCATTCGATGCGGTCCGGTCTGGCGAACCCTTTGGCGTCGCGAAGTTGTTGGGCGGCCAGGTGCTCGGCCTGGTGAAATTGAGCGTATTCCTCTCTGCTGAGCTCTTGATCCCGATTCAGGTCGCTCTGAGCAAAGTGCTGTTTGGCCTGCGTGAAGCGGATTTCATAATCGCGTGATTTCACAACGTTACTGGCGTCCGGTTTGTCTTCCGAGAAAATTTCCTCGAAGCTGATCGTTTTATTCTGGTCGGCGTCGATGACCGTGAAATACTTGTCAGCTGGAATTTGTGTCGGATCGTAACGGAATTCAATTTCGTCCAAATCCAGGAAGCTGCTCTGATTGCGATCGAACCGTTGGAACTGTTCCCAGGCCAGGCCGATCAGCAGGGGCGATGGTTCATCGTAGAATTCTTCCCAGGAAAGCTGTCCGTCGTGATCGGCATCCTCTCGACCATAGACGCGCATGGTGACGTAGCAGCAGCCCATCGGTGAGAAGCGAAACTCTGCCAGCGAGAAGTGTCCGTCGCCGTCAGAGTCAAAGGCCGCCATCCCCTGGGGGATCCGTCCCGGAGTGGCGCCGTTCGAATTGACCTTCGCCAGTTCTTTTACATCCAGCAGTCCATCCAGATTCGTATCGTGACGCTGGAAGAATTTCAGTTCATCAATGTTGGCGAGGGGGGATTTAGCCAGTTCCCGGTAAGTCAGCTGCTGGTTCTGGTCTTCGTCCAGCTCCCGGAACATCGTGAACACTTCCTGCACCGGTTTACGAATGGAACGAATATACTCGTTGACTGACAGACGCTGGTCGCCGTCCTTGTCTGAGGAGGTGATATAGGAGTGATACATCACACAGCCGTTCGGGGTGCGGAGCGGAGCAGAAGACGTGTGTTGCATGCCGTAGGCAATTTGTATCAGACGATCCGCTTCTTTACGGGAGACCCTGCCATCCTGGTTGGCATCCCAGTGTTTGAATTCCACCCGGGAAAGGGGGGGCAGTTGCTGTTCGAGTTCCGAGTCGGGCCATTCCCAGTAGGTGAGCTGACCGTCGGTGCTGGAATCAGCGGCTTTGAAGATTTTCTGCCAGGTTTTCTGGGCTGCGTTAGCCAGTTCGGCGACGGGATCCGGGACAGGACCTCTTTCTTCTACGGGCAGCAGATCGGGCAGGGCACGGTACTCATCTTGGGAAAGCTTGCCGTCGTGGTTAAAGTCAACCAGGTGGAAATCCCGGCGGGCAGCCGGCCGGGTGGCTTTCCCAATTTTGGCGAGATACTCGGTTTCTGAAAGGTGGCTGTCCTGGTCCAGGTCATTCAGGGTGAAGGCGGCCTGGGGGTTCATTTTGGAATAGTCGACCTGAAACTCGAACTCATCCAGGTTCAGGATTCCACTCTGATCTCGGTCGTAGCGTCGGAACAGTTCCCAGGCGATACCAATCAGTTGGGGCGACGGTTCCGCATAGAACTCGTCCCAGGAGAGTTGCGCATCATTGTTCTGATCTTTACGATCAAATACCCGCAGGGTGATGTAGCTCGCGCCAATCGGAGCCAGACGGAACTCCCGCAGCGAGAGCTTGTTGTCTTTGTCGTCATCGAATGCCGCCATTCCCTGCGGCAGCCGGTCTTTGGTGGAGTTGTTGGAATTATGAGTGCCCAGTTCGTCCCGACTCAGGAACCCGTCCAGATCTTTATCCCGGGCGAGAAACAGGTTGAATTCATCAATGTTCGTCGAGGAAGCTGTCGCGAGTTCCTGGTATGTCAGGAGTTCATCGTGGTCGGCATCCATGTTTTGAAAGTTCTGCAGGACCTTTTCCGCGGGAAGCCTGATGGAGGGCAGGTACTCTGCTTTGGAGAGGCGATGGTCGCCGTTTTTATCGGTCCGTTCAATGTAAAAACGATAGAGCACCAAACCGTTGGCAGCGCGGAGCGGGAAACCATCCACGTGTCTGATCCCGTAAGCCACGTCGATCATCAGTGCGGCTTCTTCGGGAGAGACGGTTCCATTTCGATTCGTATCCCAATTCTGAAATTTAACTTCTGCCAGTGGCGGGAGCTGTTGTTTCAAAGCGGCACGTGGCCATTCAGTAGGAGACAATCGGCCATCGCTATTCACGTCGGCCCTGGATTGAATCGAACGCCAGGTCAGGTGGGCACCCTGGGCAAGCTCCGCGAACGGATCGGGAACGCTGCCACGATCCCGCCCGGGAAACAGGCTGGGGAGAGCCTGATACTCTGCAAGTGAAAGCGTACCGTTGCCGTCAAAATCAACGACGTGGAAATTCCGCTTCGCCAGCTCGGGTTTCAGACCGGCCACCAGCGGCAGGTGTTCCTCCCAGGTCAACTGGTCATCGCCGTTTTTATCATACGCGGAGAACGCGAACTCGGGTTTGATCTTTGATGTGTCGATCGCAAACTCATATTCATTCAGTTCCAGCATGCCATTCTGGTTCCGGTCGAATCGCCGGAAGAGTTCCCAGACCAGGCCGATGAGCTGCGGCGCGGGTTCCGTGTAGAACTCCTCCCAGGAAAGCCGGGCGTCATGGTCCAGATCTTTCTGAGTGTACATTCGCAGGGTGACATAAAAGCAGCCAATGGGGGCCAGTCGGAATTCACTCATCGAGAACTTGCCGTCACCGTCGACATCGAAGGCGGGGAACGCATGATTCAACCGCGCCGCGGAAGCGCTGTTCAAACCGATTTTCAAGAGTTCTTCCCGGCTTAAAAAACCATCCAGGTCGGTGTCGCTTCTGAGGAAGAAGGCGACTTCATCGATGTAGGATGTAGTTGATTTTGTCAGTTCGGGAATTGAGAGATAGTCGCTCTGATCGGCATCCAGTTCCTTGAAGAGCGCCAGCACTTTTTCTTCCGGCCAGCGAATGGAGGGGATGTATTCTTCTTTAGAGATGCGGCTGTCGTTGTTTTTGTCGGTACGGGTCAGGTAAGAACGGTAAATGACCCAGCCGTTCTCGGCTCGCAGTTGGGAGCCGTCGGTGTGCTTCATACCGTAGGCAATGTCGAGCAGCAGGTCTGCTTCACTGGAGGTGACCAGCCCATTCTGGTCTCTATCCCAGATCGAGAATTTAAGCGCGGCCAGTGGCGGGAGCTGTTGTTTGAGTGCCCCGGTTGGCCATTCTTTCTTTGAGAGCTGTCCATCCCCGTTGGCATCGGCGGCTTGCTGAATTGCGGCCCATTTGCGTTTTGCTTCGGCCACGAACGGAGCCACGGGATCGGGGACTGCGGCCCGTTCGCCTGGTGGCGTGACGCCGGTCACGGTCTGGAATTCTTCCAGCGAGAGCAGTTCATTGTGATCGAAGTCGCTTACAGTGAATGCCTGCCCGGCCTGTTCCGGTTTCAGTTGGGGCATCCCGGCTGTGAATTCGTCCCGGGTTAAGTAACCGTCACCGCTGGTATCGATATTTTCATACCGTTCCTCTGGTGTAGCAGCCTGAGCCTGGAGAGCGACGCTGGGCAGCACCAGTAACAGAACAGCAAGAAATCGACAGCGGTTCAAGCGGAACGAGGCCGGTTCGTTTGCTGGCCGGGTGCTCTGTGGTTTTAATAATAAAGTCACTCACTCACCTTTTTTCATCTTGGCTGCCGGGTGGTTGCGAAGCTGATCATCACAGGAAGCATCCTCTGGCTGTTACTGCTCGAGCAGAGTACCCGCTAAGGACTGTCCCTGGGGGCTGGCCAGGGCCGCATAGACTTTGCCGTCAATTTTTTCAGACAAGAAAGAAAAGTGTCCGTCGCAGTAGCCCGCATTCACGCCGCCGGTGTGCAGGGAATTAGGAAAGGGGGCTCTGCCTTCGGGCTGTTCAAGCCCGGCATTGATGGCTGCGGAACCGGAGTTCGCGAGGTTGTAATCCACATTGCCTGCGGTGCAGCGACCATTGACACAGGGATCGCCGATGTAGAAGCTGGTCAGGAACGGACTGGGGGATGACCAGTTGGCCGTCCAGGCTTTGGGATCGTAGCCGGTCCGAATATTTTCGGAGATCATCAGCGTATTCGAAGCACCATCGGTGATGCCTGCCATGGTGTAATGACGATCGGCGCGGACCTCTCCTTTCCAGGTTTCGTTATAAAACAGCCCCATGTAAAAGTACAGGTCGCGGTCTGAGGGAGCTCCGTCGTCTTCAGTTGAGGAATGGCAGATCACGCCGTTACCGTTCAGGTCGAGCCTTCTGCCACGGGCATCGACGGGACAGTTATGCACGCTTCCAATCTGGGCGGTGAATCCAATTCCGCCATTCAGGACATAGGAGAGGTTTCCTTTCCCCGGGATCACGCTGTGATCGGAGGGGCAGGTCAGGACGGCGATGTGTTGCCCCGCCAGAGGAATGTTGGCTGGATCTTTGCAGGACAGATCGAAGTCCCACTGGTTGTAGATATTTGCCTGGTCCAGATAGGGGAGGATATCGACAATCCAGCTGCGATACTGACCGAAGGTAGCGGGAGTACCGTCCCCGAAGTAGCCACAGGCGGGGAACCGCTGGGCGGTATCGGTATTCTGCAGCAGGGCGATGCCCAGGTTTCGCATGCGGTTGAGGCATTGTGCCTGTCGGGCCGAGTTCCGGGCGGTCTGGATTGCCGGCAGGGTCAGTCCGATCAGCAGACTGATGACCGCGGTGGCGACCAGCAGTTCGACGATCGTATATCCGGCATTTGTGGGAACGACCGACTTAGATTGCATTCGTTTATAGTTCATCAGCACGCGACTCCAGCAGCCAGGCAGCGATATAAGTCAGGACGGCGACAATAATGACGGCGTCCGCAAAATACATCCAGTAAGAGAAGGCAGAGCACTCTCCGATCAGGGGAAAGATAAGTTTGGCTTCCGCATCTTTTTGAGAAGGGAAAACCAGGCTCTGCTGTTTGTTCCAGTAGAGCAGGTAGTACGCGACGATACCGGACGCGGCCAGAGCGGTGCCGACTTTGAATGCCCACCGTAAGAAGGACGTCGAGATAATCAGCAGTAACGGCGAAAGTACGGCGATCGTCAGTAACCCGCCTGCAGTGTAAGCGGCGAACAGCAGTGGGGAGACCGGCCCGACAAAGGGAATGTTGAATTGTCCCTGACCGAGCCAGTTGACCATGCCTGCGGTCCCCGCACTCAGACAGAAGATGACTGCGATGACCAGCAGTGCCAGCTTGAATCTGGGGCTGGAAAGGAATGAGAGGGAGACCGCGGGGACGATCTGTCGGGGTGCCTCTTCTTCCTGCTGCTTCGGCGCACGGGCATCGATGCGTTCAACCGCAGCCCGGACCGTCGTCGACCAGGTTTCGTCCGAGTAGGCACCGGTGTCTGCTTCTTCGTCAGATTCGTCGAGGGGGGAATCTGTCGAATCGATCTGATCTATTTCGGCGTCGCTGTCTGCGGTCGCTGTTCCAGATACGGAGCCACTGTCAGCGTACTCCGTATTGACGGGAACCGGTGGAATCTTACTGTTTCTTAACGAGAGCAGCCGTCGCAACCAGCCAGGCTGGTCCGCCTGGGGGGCGGATTCCGCTTCGGTTTCATCCTGGCTCGCCAGAAAGGTATCCAGGTCCTCTGCGTCGGCAAGTTCAGCGGAGACTTCAGAGTCTGTATCAGCAGTGACCGGATCGGGTTCCGGATCTTTGCGTGCCATGTATTACAGACCCACGACCGAGTCTGCCCGCTGCCAGTCGTCCAGATAATGTGGACGGACCTGGGTGTCCGGAGAGAGTTTTTCCTCGCGGATCATGTCGACCAGTTCCCGAAACGTGTAGGGGCCCTGTTCTTCCGCGTCCCGTATGCAAAACCATTCGATTGTCATAAGTCTTCAAACACAGTCTGAGTCATTCAGATCTGTTCAAGCAGGGAGTTATGTAGATGATCGCGTTGTAACACATGGTCAGTGTATATTGGGAAGTGTGCAATAGTTAATCAAATTTAGACAGAAAAATTAAATAATCTTAAATATTGAA of Gimesia sp. contains these proteins:
- a CDS encoding DUF1559 domain-containing protein; protein product: MNYKRMQSKSVVPTNAGYTIVELLVATAVISLLIGLTLPAIQTARNSARQAQCLNRMRNLGIALLQNTDTAQRFPACGYFGDGTPATFGQYRSWIVDILPYLDQANIYNQWDFDLSCKDPANIPLAGQHIAVLTCPSDHSVIPGKGNLSYVLNGGIGFTAQIGSVHNCPVDARGRRLDLNGNGVICHSSTEDDGAPSDRDLYFYMGLFYNETWKGEVRADRHYTMAGITDGASNTLMISENIRTGYDPKAWTANWSSPSPFLTSFYIGDPCVNGRCTAGNVDYNLANSGSAAINAGLEQPEGRAPFPNSLHTGGVNAGYCDGHFSFLSEKIDGKVYAALASPQGQSLAGTLLEQ
- a CDS encoding heme-binding protein; this translates as MNRRKMLYLILALVVVVLFVSGWRITSRSAYESAAYEVVKSDGDFEVREYPDLKLAMTSSEFDAQGKDGSFMRLFRYIDGANQESQKVAMTTPVFMEPEHDQVAGQMAFVLPQQYDSQTVPQPVSEAVQIQERKGGRFAVIRFSGRLNQETVKNAEAKLRDWASGEGLVCQNAVEYAGYDPPWTPGPFRRNEVLIRLEGEITSK
- a CDS encoding DUF4339 domain-containing protein; protein product: MTIEWFCIRDAEEQGPYTFRELVDMIREEKLSPDTQVRPHYLDDWQRADSVVGL
- a CDS encoding DUF1559 domain-containing protein, with translation MRRVTVKRGFTLIELLVVIAIIAILIALLLPAVQQAREAARRSTCKNNLKQIGLALHNYHETHRCFPQMHVETRRTAADDVTTDSYLAWTVMLLPFMDQATIYNQINMNTPWRANYTGTPPQEPLIKTVIPVFNCPTDPMEGLNTNIGSWGKSNYPGIYSPCDINPANGQGRCYAGAFNNHNVNRIRDFTDGTSNVIMVGERTTEGVPAGGLWIGASNTNNGHNYANWPYHTALVRTWQGATATPTPSTIYLINGINQSTGTKYEWSLGSSHTGGCHFLFGDGRIKFISENTDGNTLVYLAGINDKNVLGEY
- a CDS encoding carboxypeptidase regulatory-like domain-containing protein, which codes for MICNVRIKTCLGLLALAACAYGCSGSGIDVDLAPVSGVVTMDGQPLENAIVIFSPEKGNPSSGKTDAKGYYELVYVGDAKGAIVGPHKVRITTGKATDGQVSAGSGEADLANASLDDTVNIDTPPPEDGDVTQRRVVKKKKAEKDPIPEKYNTKTTLTADVKDENNTLDFKLESK